The following proteins are encoded in a genomic region of Actinomadura sp. NAK00032:
- a CDS encoding acetyl-CoA carboxylase carboxyltransferase subunit alpha/beta, protein MTERVGARELLRRVLDGGWTSWDAPPAAAPPPGSRYARDLAAARERSGGDEAVRTGEGLLGGRRVAFVVSEFGFLAGSIGRATADRIVAAVERATAERLPLLAAPASGGTRMQEGTAAFVQMARITAAVAAHRAAGLPYLVYLRHPTTGGVFASWGSLGHVTAAEPGALIGFLGPRVYEGLHGEPFPPGVQVAENLAAKGLLDAVVGIDDLAEVASRALNVLCGRPPSAPVPPPSAGPPPDGTAWDAIERSRRPGRPGVRELLRHGAADVTLLSGTGQGEADPGLMLALARFGAAPCVLVGQDRRSQRTGHPLGPAGLRVARRGMRLAAQLGLPLVTVVDTPGAVLSADAEEGGLAGEIARCLADLITLPAPTLCLLLGEGTGGAALALLPADRVLVARHGWLAPLPPEGASVIVHRTPERAAEMAETQGVRAADLLRDGTADVLVDERPDAADEPEAFCRRAAAAIESGLSGLAPGGPAARQARYR, encoded by the coding sequence GTGACGGAACGTGTCGGCGCCCGCGAGCTGCTGCGCCGCGTGCTGGACGGCGGCTGGACGTCCTGGGACGCGCCGCCCGCCGCCGCGCCCCCGCCCGGCTCGCGCTACGCCCGGGACCTCGCCGCCGCCCGCGAGCGCAGCGGCGGCGACGAGGCCGTCCGTACCGGGGAGGGGCTGCTGGGCGGCCGCCGGGTGGCGTTCGTCGTGTCGGAGTTCGGCTTCCTCGCCGGCTCGATCGGCCGCGCCACCGCCGACCGGATCGTCGCCGCCGTCGAGCGCGCCACCGCCGAGCGGCTGCCGCTGCTCGCCGCGCCGGCCTCGGGCGGCACCCGCATGCAGGAGGGGACGGCCGCGTTCGTGCAGATGGCGCGTATCACCGCGGCCGTCGCGGCGCACCGCGCCGCCGGGCTGCCGTACCTGGTCTACCTGCGCCATCCCACGACCGGCGGGGTGTTCGCCTCGTGGGGGTCGCTCGGCCACGTGACGGCCGCCGAGCCCGGCGCGCTGATCGGCTTCCTCGGCCCGCGCGTGTACGAGGGCCTGCACGGCGAGCCGTTCCCGCCCGGCGTGCAGGTCGCCGAGAACCTCGCCGCCAAGGGGCTGCTGGACGCCGTGGTCGGCATCGACGACCTCGCGGAGGTGGCGTCGCGGGCGCTGAACGTCCTGTGCGGCCGGCCGCCGTCGGCGCCGGTGCCCCCGCCCTCTGCCGGGCCGCCGCCGGACGGGACGGCGTGGGACGCGATCGAGCGGTCCCGCCGCCCCGGCCGCCCGGGCGTCCGCGAACTGCTCCGGCACGGCGCCGCCGACGTCACGCTCCTGTCGGGCACCGGGCAGGGCGAGGCCGACCCCGGCCTCATGCTCGCCCTCGCCCGGTTCGGCGCGGCGCCGTGCGTCCTGGTCGGCCAGGACCGGCGCAGCCAGCGCACCGGCCACCCGCTCGGCCCGGCCGGGCTGCGGGTCGCGCGGCGCGGCATGCGGCTCGCCGCCCAGCTCGGCCTGCCGCTGGTGACCGTGGTCGACACGCCGGGCGCCGTGCTGTCGGCGGACGCGGAGGAGGGCGGCCTCGCCGGCGAGATCGCCCGCTGCCTCGCCGACCTGATCACGCTGCCCGCGCCGACCCTGTGCCTGCTGCTCGGCGAGGGGACGGGCGGCGCCGCGCTGGCGCTGCTGCCCGCCGACCGCGTCCTGGTGGCCCGGCACGGGTGGCTGGCCCCGCTTCCGCCCGAGGGCGCGTCGGTGATCGTCCACCGGACTCCGGAGCGCGCGGCGGAGATGGCGGAGACGCAGGGCGTCCGCGCGGCGGACCTGCTGCGCGACGGCACCGCCGACGTCCTGGTCGACGAGCGCCCGGACGCCGCCGACGAGCCGGAGGCGTTCTGCCGCCGCGCCGCCGCCGCGATCGAGTCGGGGCTGTCCGGCCTGGCACCGGGCGGGCCCGCCGCCCGCCAGGCCCGTTACCGGTGA
- a CDS encoding HAMP domain-containing sensor histidine kinase, protein MRRLGGWLSPSRWSVRTRVSAIATLIVGLLMVVGVVLFYQAVRYTVFQGLRERGGFVAADLATIVRTSDPRGTLHVSDPDFTLLQIVSGEGGVLAASESMRGRGPLRVPAPPVPGRREYSTVEMRGKGGVYFVAERLRTPDGERILYAGAPITEFTRYRGLFTALLALSVLVATAAVGWVVSLAVRRALRPVRVMSAELAEITGGEHDRRVSVPSPNDEVSDLAESVNVTLNRLADVMARQRAFVADVSHELRSPLTGLRAQLEVALEHPEDEDWPAVARAALRDAGRLQGIVSDLLIMAKLGAGVQVERERVDLGALVRGEAGGRSRRVPVEVDTAEGVVVRAAPHHLVRVLTNLLDNAERHARSRVRVTVAADGPDAVLEVRDDGAGIPPADRERVFRRFQRLPEARARDATGTGLGLTISRDIARAHDGTLVAADSDEGARFVLRIPLAEP, encoded by the coding sequence GTGCGGAGACTCGGGGGCTGGCTGTCGCCGTCGCGCTGGTCGGTGCGCACCCGCGTGAGCGCCATCGCCACCCTCATCGTGGGGCTGCTCATGGTCGTCGGCGTCGTGCTCTTCTACCAGGCCGTGCGGTACACGGTGTTCCAGGGGCTGCGGGAGCGGGGCGGCTTCGTCGCCGCCGACCTCGCCACCATCGTCCGCACGAGCGACCCGCGCGGCACCCTGCACGTCAGCGACCCCGACTTCACGCTCCTGCAGATCGTGAGCGGCGAGGGCGGCGTCCTCGCGGCGAGCGAGTCCATGCGCGGACGCGGCCCGCTGCGGGTGCCGGCCCCGCCGGTGCCGGGCCGCCGCGAGTACAGCACCGTCGAGATGCGCGGCAAGGGCGGCGTCTACTTCGTCGCCGAGCGGCTGCGGACCCCCGATGGCGAGCGGATCCTCTACGCCGGCGCGCCCATCACCGAGTTCACCCGGTACCGGGGGCTGTTCACGGCGCTGCTCGCGCTGTCGGTGCTCGTCGCGACCGCCGCGGTCGGCTGGGTCGTGTCGCTGGCGGTGCGGCGGGCGCTGCGGCCGGTGCGGGTGATGAGCGCGGAGCTGGCGGAGATCACCGGCGGCGAGCACGACCGGCGGGTCAGCGTGCCGAGCCCGAACGACGAGGTGTCCGACCTCGCGGAGTCGGTCAACGTGACGCTGAACCGGCTGGCGGACGTCATGGCCCGGCAGCGCGCGTTCGTCGCGGACGTCTCGCACGAGCTGCGCAGCCCGCTGACCGGGCTGCGCGCCCAGCTGGAGGTCGCGCTGGAGCATCCCGAGGACGAGGACTGGCCCGCGGTCGCGCGGGCGGCGCTCCGGGACGCGGGCCGGCTGCAGGGCATCGTCAGCGACCTGCTCATCATGGCGAAGCTCGGCGCCGGCGTGCAGGTCGAGCGGGAGCGGGTCGACCTCGGCGCGCTGGTGCGGGGCGAGGCGGGCGGCCGGTCGCGGCGGGTCCCGGTGGAGGTCGACACCGCCGAGGGCGTCGTGGTGCGGGCCGCCCCGCACCACCTGGTGCGGGTGCTGACGAACCTGCTCGACAACGCCGAGCGGCACGCGCGGTCGCGGGTACGGGTGACGGTGGCGGCGGACGGGCCGGACGCCGTGCTGGAGGTCCGCGACGACGGCGCGGGCATCCCCCCGGCGGATCGCGAGCGCGTCTTCCGGCGGTTCCAGCGGCTGCCCGAGGCCCGGGCGCGCGACGCCACCGGCACCGGGCTCGGCCTGACGATCTCCCGCGACATCGCCCGCGCGCACGACGGCACGCTCGTCGCCGCCGACAGCGACGAGGGCGCCCGGTTCGTGCTGCGGATCCCGCTGGCCGAGCCGTAG
- a CDS encoding serine/threonine-protein kinase, which yields MDGDIRPLEPADPRQVAGHPLLGRLGSGGMGTVYLGADPESGGRVAVKTIHPHLAVDPVYRRRFKDEAYLASRVASFCTARVLAHGEEDGRPYLVTDYVGGVSLHDRLVHDGPLPPADLHGVAVGVASALAAIHAAGLVHRDLKPANVMLTLSGCRVIDFGIASGPDSAAAPGPSGQVLGTPGWMAPEVLVGGPATPAADIFAWGCLIAHAGTGQMPIGGDPATLRTGEPDLDGLPEPLVPAVRAALAPDPAARPTASDLLLALVEQPQAQPHVGGWPDAGPPPRPRRTPAPAGRSRPADRAGADTREFTPPGMADTAPSTRTRFLAGVGAAAGTVLVGAIIAGLAQGRGDAPAAPSPHVRSTPATTSVPARTHKATHRAKHKARHGGHKGRHAGRHKRG from the coding sequence ATGGACGGAGACATCAGGCCGCTCGAACCCGCCGACCCGCGCCAGGTCGCCGGGCATCCGCTGCTCGGCCGGCTCGGGTCGGGCGGCATGGGAACGGTCTACCTCGGCGCCGACCCCGAGTCCGGGGGCCGCGTCGCGGTGAAGACGATCCATCCGCATCTCGCCGTCGACCCCGTCTACCGCCGCAGGTTCAAGGACGAGGCGTACCTCGCGAGCCGGGTCGCGTCGTTCTGCACCGCGCGGGTCCTCGCGCACGGCGAGGAGGACGGGCGGCCCTACCTCGTCACCGACTACGTCGGCGGCGTCTCGCTGCACGACCGGCTCGTCCACGACGGGCCGCTGCCGCCCGCCGACCTGCACGGCGTCGCCGTCGGCGTCGCGTCCGCGCTCGCCGCGATCCACGCCGCCGGGCTCGTGCACCGCGACCTCAAGCCCGCCAACGTGATGCTGACGCTGTCGGGCTGCCGCGTCATCGACTTCGGCATCGCCAGCGGGCCGGACTCGGCGGCCGCGCCCGGACCGTCCGGGCAGGTGCTCGGCACCCCCGGCTGGATGGCGCCCGAGGTGCTCGTCGGCGGGCCCGCGACCCCGGCCGCCGACATCTTCGCCTGGGGCTGCCTCATCGCCCACGCCGGGACCGGCCAGATGCCGATCGGCGGCGACCCCGCGACGCTGCGCACCGGGGAGCCCGACCTGGACGGGCTGCCGGAGCCGCTCGTCCCGGCCGTCCGGGCCGCGCTCGCGCCCGACCCCGCCGCCCGTCCCACGGCGTCCGACCTGCTGCTCGCCCTCGTCGAGCAGCCGCAGGCGCAGCCGCACGTCGGCGGCTGGCCGGACGCGGGCCCGCCGCCGCGCCCGCGCCGCACGCCCGCCCCGGCGGGCCGGTCCCGTCCGGCGGACCGGGCCGGGGCCGACACCAGGGAGTTCACGCCGCCCGGCATGGCCGATACCGCGCCGTCCACCCGGACCCGGTTCCTGGCGGGTGTCGGCGCCGCCGCGGGCACCGTCCTGGTCGGCGCCATCATCGCGGGGCTCGCGCAGGGCCGGGGCGACGCACCGGCCGCGCCGTCACCCCACGTCCGGTCGACGCCGGCGACGACGAGCGTCCCGGCGAGGACGCACAAGGCGACGCACAGGGCGAAGCACAAGGCGCGGCACGGCGGGCACAAGGGCAGGCACGCCGGACGCCACAAGCGCGGCTGA
- a CDS encoding MMPL family transporter, producing the protein MTFTEERRPTAPAPPAGVFGRVAAFAHRRRWLVLILWTAVLAGIWGAASLSGDDYHQDYALPGTESQRAADLLTAHGSGRAGDTVQIVLHRDAGLTDPATRARVTGMLDRVAALPVIARVHAPYADASAIAPGGTTGYATAMLTVPGKEVTRADAEELLDTARTAAGDGLRVELGGEPARLLATGQGGLAEGVGILAALVILVVMFGTAVAAGLPILTAVFAVGSTLGAIILASHLFTIAEWTPYVMMLVGLGVGIDYALLVFARYRAELVNGATSQRATTTALDLAGRSVFFAGCTVILALLGLVALGLGALRGMALSVALTVLATMIASLTLLPALLGVFGRRFARVFPARAARRAARGRAEEGALWRRVGTAVQRRPVAALLAGGVLLGALAAPALGMRLGFADAGNDAPDSTSRKAYDLLADGFGPGFNGPLMLVADGGRDGAAQAAAAASRALTGTSGVRAAAAPVPSADRQIATVLVYPTTSPQAKETSDLVSRLRGDVLPRLEAQTGARYAIGGTTAAAEDYAAKVADRMPLFVALVVGLSLLLLMMVFRSVLIPLKAALLNLLSIGAALGAMTLVFQHGLFGVEPAPIEAYLPVMVFAVVFGLSMDYEIFLVSRMREEWRRTGDAAHAVREGLAHTGSVITAAGAIMVVVFGAFMLSPERLLQQTGFGMAVAVFVDAVIIRCLLVPAAMRLLGRRAWWLPRPLARMLPEVRIEKHGT; encoded by the coding sequence ATGACATTCACCGAGGAACGGCGGCCGACGGCGCCCGCGCCCCCGGCAGGAGTGTTCGGCCGGGTCGCCGCCTTCGCGCACCGCCGCCGCTGGCTCGTCCTGATCCTGTGGACCGCCGTGCTGGCCGGGATCTGGGGAGCCGCGTCCCTCAGCGGCGACGACTACCACCAGGACTACGCGCTGCCGGGGACCGAGTCGCAGCGCGCGGCCGACCTGCTCACCGCGCACGGGTCCGGCCGCGCGGGCGACACCGTGCAGATCGTCCTGCACCGCGACGCCGGCCTGACCGACCCGGCCACCCGCGCCCGCGTGACCGGCATGCTCGACAGGGTCGCCGCGCTCCCGGTGATCGCGCGGGTCCACGCCCCGTACGCGGACGCGTCCGCGATCGCGCCCGGCGGCACCACCGGCTACGCCACCGCGATGCTCACGGTCCCCGGCAAGGAGGTGACCCGCGCCGACGCCGAGGAGCTCCTGGACACCGCGCGGACCGCCGCGGGCGACGGCCTCCGGGTCGAGCTCGGCGGCGAGCCCGCCCGGCTGCTCGCCACGGGCCAGGGCGGGCTGGCCGAGGGCGTCGGCATCCTCGCGGCACTGGTGATCCTGGTGGTGATGTTCGGTACCGCGGTCGCCGCGGGCCTGCCGATCCTGACCGCGGTGTTCGCCGTCGGCTCGACGCTCGGCGCGATCATTCTGGCCTCGCACCTGTTCACGATCGCCGAGTGGACGCCGTACGTGATGATGCTCGTCGGGCTCGGCGTCGGCATCGACTACGCGCTGCTGGTCTTCGCCCGCTACCGCGCCGAACTGGTCAACGGCGCCACCTCCCAGCGCGCCACCACGACGGCGCTGGACCTGGCGGGCCGCTCGGTGTTCTTCGCCGGCTGCACCGTGATCCTCGCGCTGCTCGGCCTGGTCGCCCTCGGCCTCGGGGCGCTGCGCGGCATGGCGCTGTCGGTCGCGCTGACCGTCCTCGCCACCATGATCGCCTCACTCACCCTGCTGCCCGCCCTGCTCGGCGTCTTCGGCCGCCGCTTCGCCCGCGTCTTCCCCGCCCGCGCCGCCCGCCGCGCGGCCCGCGGCCGCGCCGAGGAGGGCGCGCTGTGGCGCCGCGTCGGCACCGCCGTGCAGCGCCGGCCCGTCGCCGCCCTGCTCGCCGGCGGCGTCCTGCTCGGCGCCCTGGCCGCACCGGCCCTCGGCATGCGGCTCGGCTTCGCCGACGCCGGCAACGACGCCCCCGACAGCACCAGCCGCAAGGCCTACGACCTGCTGGCGGACGGCTTCGGCCCCGGGTTCAACGGCCCGCTGATGCTCGTCGCCGACGGCGGCCGGGACGGCGCGGCGCAGGCGGCCGCCGCCGCGTCCCGCGCCCTCACCGGCACCTCCGGCGTCCGCGCCGCGGCCGCGCCCGTGCCGTCCGCCGACCGGCAGATCGCCACCGTCCTCGTGTACCCGACGACGTCACCGCAGGCGAAGGAGACCTCCGACCTGGTCTCGCGGCTGCGCGGCGACGTCCTGCCGCGACTGGAGGCGCAGACCGGAGCGCGGTACGCCATCGGCGGGACGACGGCCGCCGCCGAGGACTACGCGGCCAAGGTCGCCGACCGCATGCCGCTGTTCGTCGCCCTCGTCGTCGGCCTGTCGCTGCTCCTGCTCATGATGGTGTTCCGGTCGGTGCTCATCCCGCTCAAGGCGGCCCTGCTGAACCTGCTCAGCATCGGCGCGGCGCTGGGCGCGATGACGCTGGTGTTCCAGCACGGCCTGTTCGGCGTCGAACCCGCCCCCATCGAGGCGTACCTGCCGGTGATGGTGTTCGCCGTGGTCTTCGGCCTGTCCATGGACTACGAGATCTTCCTGGTCTCCAGGATGCGCGAGGAGTGGCGGCGCACCGGCGACGCGGCGCACGCCGTCCGCGAAGGGCTCGCCCACACCGGCTCGGTCATCACCGCCGCCGGCGCCATCATGGTCGTCGTCTTCGGCGCCTTCATGCTGAGCCCCGAGCGGCTGCTGCAGCAGACCGGCTTCGGCATGGCGGTCGCCGTCTTCGTGGACGCCGTCATCATCCGCTGCCTGCTCGTCCCCGCGGCGATGCGCCTGCTCGGCCGCCGCGCCTGGTGGCTCCCGCGGCCCCTGGCCCGGATGCTGCCCGAAGTGCGGATCGAGAAGCACGGGACCTGA
- the sigJ gene encoding RNA polymerase sigma factor SigJ: MRVAGIGGSGGPAEDLARAFQQERARLLRVAYATTGSVAEAEDCVQEAWLRLRVLDDPSEIRDLRGWLIRTVGRLALDALGTARARRERYVGTWLPEPLVADTGADPAERVTLDESVSMALLLVLESLSPAERAAFLLHDVFSMTFEEVAEVVGRTPAAVRQLASRARRHVAAGRPRFPPTPQEQRALVEAFAAACQGGDLAALTRLLDPDVVYRGDGGGKVSAVSGEVLGAGQVARLLLAFTCAARFDVRVVTVNGMPGLIVRAADAVLSVASITVDDGRVTAVDVIRNPDKLAYVPVPD; encoded by the coding sequence ATGAGAGTCGCAGGTATCGGTGGGAGCGGGGGCCCGGCGGAGGATCTGGCACGCGCTTTCCAGCAGGAGAGGGCCCGGCTGCTGCGCGTCGCCTACGCCACGACCGGCTCGGTCGCCGAGGCGGAGGACTGCGTCCAGGAGGCGTGGCTGCGGCTGCGCGTGCTGGACGACCCGTCCGAGATCCGCGACCTGCGGGGCTGGCTGATCAGGACCGTCGGGCGGCTGGCGCTGGACGCGCTCGGCACCGCGCGGGCGCGGCGCGAGCGCTACGTCGGCACCTGGCTGCCCGAGCCGCTGGTCGCGGACACCGGCGCGGACCCGGCCGAGCGGGTCACCCTCGACGAGTCGGTGAGCATGGCGCTGCTGCTGGTGCTGGAGAGCCTGTCACCGGCCGAGCGCGCGGCGTTCCTGCTGCACGACGTGTTCTCGATGACCTTCGAGGAGGTCGCGGAGGTCGTCGGCCGGACGCCCGCGGCCGTCCGGCAGCTGGCCTCCCGCGCCCGCCGGCACGTCGCCGCGGGCCGGCCGCGGTTCCCGCCCACCCCGCAGGAGCAGCGCGCGCTGGTGGAGGCGTTCGCCGCCGCGTGCCAGGGCGGCGACCTCGCGGCGCTCACCCGGCTGCTCGACCCGGACGTGGTGTACCGCGGCGACGGCGGCGGAAAGGTCAGCGCCGTTTCCGGCGAGGTGCTCGGCGCCGGGCAGGTCGCGCGCCTGCTGCTGGCGTTCACCTGCGCCGCGCGGTTCGACGTCCGCGTCGTCACCGTCAACGGCATGCCGGGCCTGATCGTGCGGGCCGCGGACGCCGTGCTCTCGGTCGCCTCCATCACCGTGGACGACGGCCGGGTCACCGCGGTCGACGTGATCCGCAACCCCGACAAGCTCGCCTACGTCCCCGTCCCCGACTGA
- a CDS encoding amidase, with amino-acid sequence MSEEICFAPARELARRIRARELSAREVLQAHLDRIERTNPQVNAIVTLVAERATEHARDADERLAGGAPPGPLHGLPVAHKDTHATAGVRTTSGSPIFADHVPDRDELVVERMRAAGAITLGKTNVPEFAAGSHTFNPVFGLTRNPYDLSRAAGGSSGGAAAALACGMHPLADGSDMGGSLRNPASFCNVVGFRPSPGRVPSWPVPAGWSTMSVQGPMAREVADAALLLSVLAGPDPRSPIALDTPGAAFAGPLDRDPAGLRVAWSPDLGGTVPVDPAVTAVLEPAVKVFEELGCAVEEACPDLSGADEAFRTLRAWHWDIALRPLLDERPADFKPSLAANIEAGRSLTGADLGRAEMLHTALFHRVREFFERYDALLLPVSQVPPFDAGLEYPDEVAGRPMPDYLEWMRSCFLVSATGCPALSVPAGFTSAGPGGLPVGLQIVGPHRADLDVLRLGHAFEQATRHAARRPPLA; translated from the coding sequence GTGTCCGAGGAGATCTGCTTCGCGCCCGCCCGCGAGCTGGCGCGCCGGATCCGCGCCCGCGAGCTGTCGGCACGGGAGGTCCTGCAAGCCCACCTCGACCGGATCGAGCGGACGAACCCGCAGGTCAACGCCATCGTCACGCTGGTCGCCGAGCGGGCGACGGAGCATGCCCGCGACGCCGACGAGCGGCTCGCCGGCGGGGCACCGCCCGGCCCCCTGCACGGCCTGCCCGTCGCCCACAAGGACACGCACGCCACCGCCGGCGTCCGCACCACCTCCGGGTCGCCGATCTTCGCCGACCACGTGCCGGACCGGGACGAGCTGGTCGTCGAGCGCATGCGCGCCGCCGGCGCCATCACGCTCGGCAAGACGAACGTGCCGGAGTTCGCCGCCGGGTCGCACACCTTCAACCCGGTCTTCGGGCTGACCCGAAACCCCTACGACCTCTCCCGCGCGGCGGGCGGCAGCAGCGGCGGCGCGGCGGCGGCGCTCGCGTGCGGGATGCATCCGCTCGCCGACGGCAGCGACATGGGCGGCTCGCTGCGCAACCCGGCGTCGTTCTGCAACGTCGTCGGGTTCCGCCCGTCGCCCGGCCGGGTGCCGTCGTGGCCGGTGCCGGCGGGCTGGTCGACGATGAGCGTCCAGGGCCCGATGGCCCGCGAGGTCGCCGACGCGGCGCTGCTGCTGTCGGTGCTCGCCGGCCCCGACCCGCGCAGCCCCATCGCGCTGGACACGCCCGGCGCGGCGTTCGCCGGGCCGCTCGACCGGGACCCCGCCGGGCTCCGCGTCGCCTGGTCCCCCGACCTCGGCGGGACGGTCCCCGTCGACCCGGCCGTCACCGCCGTCCTCGAACCCGCCGTGAAGGTGTTCGAGGAGCTGGGCTGCGCGGTCGAGGAGGCCTGCCCCGACCTCTCCGGCGCCGACGAGGCGTTCCGGACGCTGCGGGCCTGGCACTGGGACATCGCCCTGCGCCCCCTGCTGGACGAGCGGCCCGCCGACTTCAAGCCGTCCCTCGCGGCGAACATCGAGGCCGGGCGGTCCCTCACCGGCGCCGACCTCGGACGGGCCGAGATGCTGCACACCGCGCTGTTCCACCGCGTCCGGGAGTTCTTCGAGCGGTACGACGCGCTGCTCCTGCCGGTCAGCCAGGTACCGCCGTTCGACGCCGGTCTGGAGTACCCGGACGAGGTCGCGGGGCGGCCCATGCCCGACTACCTGGAGTGGATGCGCTCCTGCTTCCTCGTCTCGGCGACCGGCTGCCCCGCGCTGTCGGTGCCCGCCGGGTTCACCTCGGCCGGGCCCGGCGGGCTGCCGGTCGGGCTGCAGATCGTCGGCCCGCACCGCGCCGACCTCGACGTCCTGCGGCTCGGGCACGCGTTCGAGCAGGCGACCCGGCACGCGGCGCGCCGGCCGCCGCTCGCGTAG
- a CDS encoding type 1 glutamine amidotransferase, with protein MRALLIQHDHVARPGPVGERLAARGYDITELPVVPAARRSSPDVRCAFPDPLGWDLIVPMGGPWSVDDPRVASWLVPELDLLATAHAAGVPVLGICFGGQALATALGGGVERAPRTEAGWVAVETDDPSLVAPGPWFQLHRDRWRPPPGAAEIARTSVGPQAFVAGRSMGLQFHPEITAAGFALWLADGAGALMRAAGADPGAVMAEVVRAEPDAARRTRSLVDAFLDRAARVEPHDGDRHPNGL; from the coding sequence TTGCGCGCCCTGCTCATCCAGCACGATCACGTGGCCCGGCCGGGGCCGGTCGGCGAGCGGCTGGCCGCCCGCGGGTACGACATCACCGAACTCCCCGTGGTGCCCGCCGCCCGGCGGTCGTCCCCGGACGTGCGCTGCGCGTTCCCCGACCCGCTCGGCTGGGACCTGATCGTCCCCATGGGCGGCCCCTGGTCGGTGGACGATCCGCGGGTGGCGTCATGGCTCGTCCCCGAACTCGACCTGCTCGCCACGGCCCATGCCGCGGGCGTCCCGGTGCTCGGCATCTGCTTCGGCGGGCAGGCGCTGGCGACCGCCCTCGGCGGCGGCGTCGAGCGCGCCCCGCGCACCGAGGCCGGCTGGGTGGCGGTCGAGACCGACGACCCGTCGCTCGTCGCGCCGGGGCCGTGGTTCCAGCTCCACCGCGACCGCTGGCGGCCGCCGCCGGGCGCCGCCGAGATCGCCCGCACCTCCGTCGGCCCGCAGGCGTTCGTCGCGGGCCGCTCGATGGGCCTGCAGTTCCATCCCGAGATCACCGCGGCCGGGTTCGCGCTGTGGCTGGCGGACGGCGCGGGCGCGCTCATGCGGGCCGCGGGCGCCGACCCCGGCGCGGTCATGGCCGAGGTCGTGCGCGCCGAGCCGGACGCGGCCCGCCGCACCCGCTCGCTCGTCGACGCGTTCCTCGACCGGGCCGCTAGGGTCGAACCTCATGACGGAGACCGACACCCGAACGGCCTATGA
- a CDS encoding class I SAM-dependent methyltransferase, producing MTETDTRTAYDAVATLYADMFSDSLDGLPLERAMLTAFADLVRGKGPVAELGCGPGHVTAFLHSLGLDASGLDLSPAMIARARADHPHLSFAEGTMTALDLPDGGLAGALAWYSIIHLEPAEVPRAFAEFHRVLAPGGHLLLGFQSGGGQEPEGFDHKVVRAYRWPIDAVADAGRRAGLTEVARMLRARTEIERFPAGSLLLRKD from the coding sequence ATGACGGAGACCGACACCCGAACGGCCTATGACGCCGTTGCCACCCTTTACGCCGACATGTTCAGCGACTCTCTCGACGGCCTCCCTCTCGAGCGCGCGATGCTCACCGCCTTCGCGGACCTCGTCCGCGGCAAGGGCCCGGTCGCCGAACTGGGCTGCGGCCCCGGCCACGTGACCGCGTTCCTGCACTCCCTCGGCCTGGACGCCTCCGGCCTCGACCTGTCGCCCGCCATGATCGCGCGGGCCCGCGCCGACCACCCCCACCTGAGCTTCGCCGAGGGCACCATGACGGCCCTCGACCTCCCGGACGGCGGACTCGCGGGCGCCCTCGCCTGGTACTCGATCATCCACCTGGAGCCCGCCGAGGTCCCGCGCGCCTTCGCCGAGTTCCACCGCGTCCTGGCCCCCGGCGGGCACCTGCTCCTCGGCTTCCAGTCCGGCGGCGGGCAGGAGCCGGAGGGCTTCGACCACAAGGTCGTCCGGGCCTACCGCTGGCCGATCGACGCCGTCGCCGACGCCGGCCGCCGCGCGGGCCTGACCGAGGTCGCCCGCATGCTGCGCGCCCGCACCGAGATCGAGCGCTTCCCCGCCGGCAGCCTGCTCCTCCGCAAGGACTAA